One stretch of Sediminispirochaeta bajacaliforniensis DSM 16054 DNA includes these proteins:
- a CDS encoding methyl-accepting chemotaxis protein, translating to MKSLRSRLLLTFLGIGAFLFAGTFLFVGLTVEDALHTYADQEAKMYADQGARIVEAELEKSYVLLSQLRFLCEALISEDNDVFLGDRMETLMVGMVKDHEDLSSVWTLFEPEVCGDIPGISADRVSGQIRSSRESPGSEAYKADYYQLSKKRGGLVLSEPKVAQAGGNGVVYMTKMSLPLLDSKGQFLGVVGCDLVLKGLGEMIDAIEKFSGGFTTIASESGLIVADSFSESIGRYLSDIHSADTVSAASRAVAEWTTEETVTEHKVSKEQVRQMISAIEIAGQYTGWTYIVSIPQSLINAVPRRIALVMLLMACAALFLLAFSVAASSRHIVKPLKEVSSHFGLIASGDFRSSIKTNRSDEFGKLAHDFNELSSMLNCSFRKLRDITVSMRGRAEAFSEDMKAADEAFSLIGDAITEVIMKGSDNTRGLNEVSSSVKIISGRIRTLGERLQDQSNAILQSSSAIEEMLANIESVSNSVITSSTHFDQLSETSQVGEEQLASVIAMIEGINERSEELLETNTLISAIAGQTNLLSMNAAIEAAHAGEAGKGFAVVADEIRKLAEDTSEQSRSTEQSLREIVAAFQEITGSARQAGSNFSSIRELIRTVVRIEAEIKSSMQEQDVSSKEIQVALDGLKESTTAIREDAGEIASGAEAIKHEIDTLEENSRGISDSIVRVHESSQNLNSVVKGAGQSAEENLRSAEGAHEAMEKFLFKEDEEADETPCIGTEK from the coding sequence ATGAAAAGCTTACGAAGTCGTCTCTTGTTGACCTTTCTCGGCATAGGGGCGTTCCTGTTTGCCGGGACCTTCCTCTTCGTTGGTCTGACGGTGGAAGACGCACTGCATACGTATGCCGACCAGGAAGCAAAAATGTATGCGGATCAGGGCGCCAGAATTGTTGAGGCGGAACTGGAAAAAAGTTATGTCTTGTTATCTCAACTTCGTTTTTTATGCGAAGCTCTCATATCGGAGGACAATGACGTCTTTTTGGGTGACCGGATGGAAACTCTCATGGTCGGAATGGTGAAGGACCATGAGGACCTCTCGTCGGTTTGGACCCTTTTTGAACCTGAAGTATGTGGTGATATTCCCGGCATCTCGGCGGATAGAGTATCCGGACAGATCAGGTCCTCACGGGAAAGCCCGGGAAGTGAGGCCTACAAGGCCGATTATTACCAGCTTTCCAAAAAGCGCGGCGGGCTTGTACTGTCGGAACCCAAGGTCGCGCAGGCGGGAGGGAACGGCGTTGTCTATATGACAAAAATGTCTCTGCCGCTTCTTGATTCCAAAGGACAATTTCTCGGGGTTGTCGGGTGCGATCTTGTTCTGAAGGGACTCGGGGAGATGATCGATGCCATTGAGAAGTTCAGCGGTGGTTTCACGACCATCGCTTCCGAGAGCGGTTTAATTGTTGCGGACTCCTTTTCTGAAAGTATTGGCCGGTATCTCTCCGACATACATTCTGCGGATACAGTAAGTGCCGCTTCCCGGGCTGTGGCAGAATGGACGACGGAAGAGACGGTAACCGAGCACAAAGTCAGCAAGGAACAGGTTCGCCAGATGATCAGTGCAATCGAGATCGCCGGACAATATACCGGTTGGACCTATATCGTTTCGATTCCCCAAAGCCTCATCAACGCGGTTCCCCGAAGGATTGCCCTTGTTATGCTTCTTATGGCATGTGCGGCACTATTTCTACTCGCTTTTTCCGTTGCGGCCAGTTCGAGACATATTGTAAAACCCCTCAAAGAAGTCTCTTCGCACTTCGGCCTCATCGCATCGGGTGATTTTCGTTCATCCATAAAAACCAATCGTTCCGATGAGTTCGGAAAGCTTGCACATGATTTTAATGAGCTGAGTAGCATGTTGAACTGCAGCTTTCGAAAGTTACGCGATATTACCGTTTCTATGCGCGGTAGGGCGGAAGCATTCAGTGAGGATATGAAGGCTGCCGACGAGGCCTTTTCTTTGATAGGCGACGCCATTACCGAGGTCATTATGAAGGGGTCCGACAATACAAGAGGACTGAATGAGGTCTCTTCTTCGGTAAAGATTATTTCCGGACGGATCCGTACATTGGGTGAGCGACTGCAAGATCAATCGAATGCTATTCTCCAATCTTCCTCTGCAATCGAGGAGATGCTTGCCAATATCGAGTCGGTCAGCAATTCGGTCATAACCTCCAGTACGCATTTCGACCAGCTTTCGGAGACCTCTCAGGTGGGAGAGGAGCAGCTTGCTTCCGTCATCGCCATGATCGAAGGAATCAACGAACGTTCGGAGGAGCTTCTCGAAACCAATACGCTGATATCCGCCATAGCCGGCCAGACCAACCTTCTTTCGATGAATGCAGCCATAGAGGCCGCCCATGCAGGAGAAGCCGGAAAGGGATTTGCCGTTGTTGCCGACGAAATTCGAAAACTTGCGGAAGACACCTCCGAACAGTCCAGATCTACGGAGCAGAGCCTCCGAGAAATTGTCGCCGCATTTCAGGAGATCACCGGATCGGCGCGTCAGGCCGGTTCGAATTTCTCTTCCATTAGAGAGCTCATCCGTACGGTGGTACGGATTGAGGCGGAGATAAAATCTTCAATGCAGGAGCAGGATGTCAGCAGTAAGGAGATTCAGGTCGCTTTGGATGGTCTGAAGGAGTCGACAACCGCCATCAGGGAAGATGCCGGCGAGATAGCTTCCGGTGCCGAGGCCATCAAACACGAGATCGATACCCTCGAAGAGAATAGTCGGGGAATCAGCGATAGTATTGTTCGGGTTCATGAGAGTAGTCAGAACCTAAATTCGGTCGTGAAAGGTGCGGGACAGAGTGCGGAAGAGAACCTTCGTTCTGCCGAGGGTGCCCACGAGGCCATGGAAAAGTTCCTTTTTAAGGAAGATGAGGAAGCTGATGAGACGCCTTGCATAGGAACGGAAAAATGA
- the sppA gene encoding signal peptide peptidase SppA has product MKRFFILCLLLCFALSLFAAPSEGGVALGNGYRAPLVNPALPAWGGASGFALELSGYSDGDFDDGAFYVNGRHLGYIPSWEGCSWSHAFYLAFPIFRNAYMGALLETDFGSSAPSWTGGFLLRPSDGFGFGLRWDIPSSGSSSATAGVAFRPLALLGGSASFLGLGFDLTVDDSGVSAPLLSLRSEPVEGLELYASYDLESETVRLGASLALYSTQVGGTMRNTDGDPLAAGKESSLFVRVASDALSRPRLAHNDTIVRYRFGGPVREVPSVVRFGRRLLGDDSITLREHIRRLNELADDPLVDGIIFVNEHPASSLSVARELLVPLKHFREKGKKVMFYFDTADTDDYLLAAACGAEIYLHPEGSVDLKGVSVTRSYFAAFLDTYGINFENFRSHPYKSGFDTFTEGGMREPEREELTVLVADMERAVVQLLQEGRGDRLAGDAGTILAGGPYLRASRALDAGLVDKLLYRDELEDAMDVVETYELPAKPVRRDWSDPRPLTIAIINLTGNIHSGEGVPGESVGADTALRSIALAREDDSIDAIVLRINSGGGGLLASDSIARAVSRTVSGENAKPVVVSMGSMAASGAYYIAARANAVFAYPETVTGSIGVVAMTPDISRLLEEHKIAVETVKQSPEADFGSPYRPLLAEEREKIKAMIASGYDHFIENVAEGRNMKKEEVDRIAQGRVWSGSAAQERGLVDEIGGMDAAVKRAAELSGRQGAIELADYTIPERVLRLPFLTPFLVTTYNGLGSVWLPLSSSVDRELELLREGSQRGEYLYSLTPYRPE; this is encoded by the coding sequence ATGAAGCGTTTTTTTATTCTTTGTTTGTTGCTTTGCTTTGCCTTATCCCTTTTTGCCGCTCCGTCGGAAGGAGGGGTTGCCCTCGGCAATGGGTATCGGGCTCCCTTGGTCAACCCCGCTTTGCCTGCCTGGGGAGGGGCCTCCGGCTTCGCCCTGGAGCTTTCCGGCTACTCGGATGGAGACTTCGACGATGGGGCTTTCTATGTTAATGGTCGGCATCTGGGATATATCCCTTCCTGGGAAGGATGTTCGTGGAGCCATGCGTTCTATCTTGCCTTCCCTATTTTTCGCAATGCCTATATGGGAGCGCTTCTTGAAACCGATTTTGGCTCTTCGGCCCCTTCCTGGACCGGAGGTTTTCTGCTGCGTCCTTCCGACGGATTCGGTTTCGGCCTGCGGTGGGATATCCCCTCTTCAGGCTCTTCTTCCGCCACTGCAGGAGTGGCTTTCCGCCCTCTGGCCCTTCTCGGGGGATCGGCATCGTTTCTCGGCCTGGGATTTGATCTCACCGTTGACGATTCCGGTGTTTCCGCCCCCCTGCTCTCCCTTCGAAGTGAGCCGGTCGAGGGTCTCGAACTGTATGCTTCCTACGATCTGGAGTCGGAGACGGTACGTCTCGGAGCATCTCTGGCCCTCTATAGTACTCAGGTGGGAGGAACCATGCGGAATACCGATGGTGATCCTCTTGCTGCCGGGAAAGAGAGCAGTCTCTTCGTGAGGGTCGCATCCGATGCCTTGAGTCGACCGAGACTTGCACATAACGATACCATCGTTCGCTATCGTTTCGGCGGGCCTGTTCGTGAGGTCCCCTCGGTAGTACGATTTGGCCGCCGGCTTTTGGGCGATGATTCCATTACGCTTCGCGAGCACATTCGCCGTCTGAACGAGCTTGCGGATGATCCCCTCGTCGACGGGATTATCTTTGTCAACGAACACCCTGCTTCATCCCTATCTGTGGCTCGGGAATTGCTTGTTCCCTTGAAACACTTTCGGGAAAAGGGAAAAAAGGTGATGTTTTACTTTGATACCGCTGATACCGACGACTATCTCCTTGCGGCTGCCTGCGGTGCCGAGATATACCTTCATCCCGAGGGAAGCGTTGATCTAAAGGGCGTCTCGGTAACGAGGAGCTATTTTGCGGCTTTTCTCGATACCTACGGCATCAATTTTGAGAATTTTAGAAGTCATCCATACAAAAGCGGTTTCGATACGTTTACCGAAGGGGGCATGCGGGAGCCTGAACGGGAAGAGCTTACGGTTTTGGTTGCCGACATGGAACGTGCCGTTGTGCAGCTCCTTCAGGAAGGCCGAGGAGATCGTTTGGCCGGAGATGCGGGAACGATCCTTGCCGGGGGGCCTTATCTTCGGGCTTCGAGGGCCCTGGATGCGGGACTGGTAGATAAGCTTCTGTATCGGGATGAACTAGAGGATGCGATGGATGTTGTCGAAACCTATGAGCTTCCTGCAAAACCGGTCCGGCGCGATTGGAGTGATCCTCGTCCCCTTACTATTGCCATCATCAATCTGACCGGAAATATTCACAGCGGAGAAGGGGTTCCCGGAGAGTCTGTCGGGGCCGATACCGCTCTCCGTTCCATCGCCCTTGCCAGGGAAGACGATAGTATTGATGCTATCGTACTGAGAATCAATTCTGGAGGAGGGGGGCTGCTTGCCTCCGACTCCATCGCCCGGGCGGTTTCCCGTACCGTTTCCGGAGAGAATGCCAAGCCAGTTGTCGTTTCGATGGGCAGCATGGCGGCTTCCGGCGCCTATTATATTGCTGCCAGGGCCAATGCCGTTTTTGCCTATCCTGAAACGGTGACCGGTTCAATTGGCGTTGTTGCGATGACTCCGGATATTTCACGACTGCTTGAGGAACATAAGATCGCTGTGGAAACGGTGAAACAATCCCCCGAAGCCGATTTCGGATCTCCTTATCGGCCCTTACTGGCGGAGGAACGGGAAAAGATTAAAGCGATGATTGCGTCCGGATACGACCACTTTATCGAAAACGTTGCCGAAGGTAGGAATATGAAGAAAGAAGAGGTCGATCGTATTGCCCAGGGGCGAGTCTGGAGCGGTTCGGCCGCGCAGGAGAGGGGCCTGGTCGATGAAATCGGAGGGATGGACGCGGCGGTTAAACGGGCAGCCGAACTCTCAGGGCGCCAGGGAGCAATTGAACTGGCAGATTATACGATACCGGAACGAGTTTTACGACTGCCTTTCCTGACCCCATTTCTGGTGACTACCTATAATGGGCTTGGAAGTGTATGGCTGCCGTTATCTTCCTCCGTTGACCGGGAGCTTGAATTGTTACGCGAAGGTTCTCAGCGGGGAGAATATCTTTATTCCTTGACCCCTTACCGACCTGAATGA
- a CDS encoding RNA recognition motif domain-containing protein, with product MSKKIYVGNLSYEAREEDLESMFSQYGSVSSARIITDRDTNRSKGFGFVEMEDSSAADAAISALNGTEWKNRELKVNEARDRNDRPQRGGYRY from the coding sequence ATGTCGAAGAAGATTTATGTGGGAAATCTTAGCTATGAAGCACGAGAAGAGGATTTGGAATCAATGTTTTCACAATACGGTAGCGTCAGCAGTGCCCGTATCATAACCGACAGGGACACGAACCGTTCCAAAGGCTTTGGTTTTGTTGAAATGGAAGACTCATCCGCAGCCGATGCTGCTATCTCCGCTCTAAATGGAACAGAGTGGAAGAACAGGGAGCTGAAAGTAAACGAAGCCAGGGATAGAAACGACAGACCTCAAAGAGGTGGTTACAGATATTAA